A window of the Helianthus annuus cultivar XRQ/B chromosome 4, HanXRQr2.0-SUNRISE, whole genome shotgun sequence genome harbors these coding sequences:
- the LOC110914357 gene encoding SH3 domain-containing protein C23A1.17-like has protein sequence MDFVDLEPVVTPEPVIAPDPALEHDPVHDDAPAVAPFVDIPIADHPVVAPPWVDDHIVDAPIDAPLLIEDPVVAPFPDPVPVLFNHAPFATHVDPRYANTRNGWIDDDDDYPPFVLPVTPLVAPVSAPISAPTNIPLIPPHITDAHRIDLPVTFLQDIPPPRPGEGSSRQPPVPVPLMMSLPFPFTSQFPHVAPPTAPSFTPSSEPFL, from the coding sequence ATGGATTTTGTTGACCTGGAGCCTGTCGTGACCCCTGAGCCAGTCATTGCTCCTGATcctgcattagagcatgaccctgttcatgatgATGCACCCGCTGTTGCCCCTTTTGTTGATATACCCATTGCtgatcatcctgttgttgctccaccATGGGTGGATGATCATATTGTTGACGCTCCTATTGACGCTCCACTCTTGatagaggatcctgttgttgcaccaTTTCCTGATCCTGTGCCGGTGCTGTTCAACCATGCACCTTTTGCAACTCATGTAGATCCACGTTACGCCAACACTCGTAACGGGTGGATTGATGACGACGATGATTACCCACCATTTGTGTTACCTGTTACACCACTAGTAGCCCCCGTTTCAGCACCCATTTCTGCACCCACTAATATCCCACTGATTCCCCCACACATCACAGATGCTCATCGCATAGATCTTCCAGTTACGTTCCTTCAGGACATACCGCCGCcgcgtcctggagaggggtcatctaGGCAACCGCCTGTCCCTGTTCCACTAATGATGTCATTACCTTTTCCATTCACATCACAATTTCCCCATGTTGCACCACCCACTGCACCGTCCTTCACTCCGTCGAGCGAGCCATTTCTATAG